A region of Veillonellaceae bacterium DNA encodes the following proteins:
- the gap gene encoding type I glyceraldehyde-3-phosphate dehydrogenase translates to MMVKVGINGFGRIGRLVFRGMLKRDDLEVVAINNPSGVETAAYLLKYDTVHGRLDEKVEIDGDDLIIEGKRVHVFQDRDPEHLDWSKYGVEIVVESTGKLKDKVSAGKHIKGTVKKVIITAPGKDDDATIVMGVNEETYDPKADNIISNASCTTNCLAPVVKVLHEQFHIVRGLMTTVHSYTNDQAILEKAHKKDPRRGRAAAENIIPTSTGAAKAIGIVIPEMKGKLNGLAIRVPTPDVSLVDLVVELEKTVTKEEVNEALKKAAEGELKGILAYTDEPLVSSDFRTTNVSSTVDSLLTMVMDGNLVKVIAWYDNEWGYSMRIIDLVAYVASKGL, encoded by the coding sequence ATCATGGTTAAAGTCGGAATTAATGGATTTGGCAGAATTGGAAGACTCGTATTTCGCGGCATGCTGAAGAGAGACGATCTGGAAGTCGTTGCTATTAACAATCCAAGCGGGGTTGAAACAGCTGCTTACCTTCTTAAATACGATACTGTTCACGGAAGACTTGATGAAAAGGTAGAAATTGACGGCGACGATTTGATCATTGAGGGCAAACGTGTTCATGTTTTCCAGGATCGTGATCCGGAGCATCTGGACTGGAGCAAGTATGGTGTTGAAATCGTTGTCGAATCCACAGGCAAGCTGAAAGATAAAGTCAGCGCCGGTAAACATATCAAGGGAACTGTGAAAAAGGTTATTATCACAGCACCGGGCAAAGATGATGACGCAACGATTGTTATGGGCGTCAATGAAGAAACATATGACCCGAAGGCAGACAATATCATTTCCAACGCTTCCTGCACGACAAACTGCCTCGCTCCGGTTGTAAAAGTACTGCATGAACAGTTCCACATTGTACGCGGACTTATGACAACCGTTCATTCCTATACGAATGATCAGGCCATTCTTGAAAAAGCACACAAGAAGGATCCAAGAAGAGGCCGTGCTGCTGCAGAAAATATTATTCCGACTTCCACAGGTGCAGCAAAGGCAATCGGCATTGTCATTCCTGAAATGAAAGGCAAACTGAACGGGCTGGCTATCCGCGTTCCGACCCCGGACGTATCCCTGGTCGACTTGGTTGTTGAACTGGAAAAGACAGTTACAAAGGAAGAAGTCAACGAAGCATTGAAGAAAGCCGCTGAAGGTGAATTGAAGGGAATCCTTGCTTATACGGATGAACCCCTTGTATCCAGCGATTTCCGTACGACAAATGTAAGCTCTACCGTTGACAGCCTGCTCACCATGGTTATGGACGGCAATCTTGTCAAAGTTATTGCATGGTACGATAACGAATGGGGTTATTCAATGCGTATCATTGATCTTGTAGCTTATGTTGCATCGAAAGGACTGTAA
- a CDS encoding nitronate monooxygenase: protein MSWNTRLTKLLSIDYPIIQGAMAYISDGVLAAAMNHAGCAGVIGSGGFSADEVRDSIRTAKDILGNGKCYGVNLMLQAPNVDDVAQVICDEKVPFVTIGAGNPLPWFEPLHHAGIKCIPVVPNAKLAKRVQDAGADAIIVEGMEAGGHDGKVTLMALLENILPDIEIPLVAAGGIVDGRGVAASLIMGASGVQMGTRFLLAEECHLLHPNAKQAIINASDTDSVVCGFTTGDSVRGLRNKFSDKYLQEEYSGAPLSTLTALSRGTNRKGAIEGDTENGFILAGMSLTHLTKIQPVQEIVEDIVSETERCLANASRVI from the coding sequence ATGTCATGGAACACAAGGTTAACGAAGCTCCTCAGTATTGATTACCCCATCATTCAGGGTGCAATGGCCTATATTTCAGACGGAGTGCTGGCGGCTGCAATGAATCATGCAGGCTGCGCAGGCGTCATAGGATCCGGCGGATTCTCTGCAGATGAAGTCAGGGACAGTATCAGAACGGCCAAAGATATTTTAGGAAACGGGAAATGCTACGGCGTCAATTTAATGCTGCAGGCGCCAAACGTCGATGACGTTGCTCAGGTAATCTGTGATGAGAAAGTTCCTTTCGTAACCATTGGTGCAGGCAATCCCCTCCCATGGTTTGAGCCGCTTCATCATGCAGGCATCAAATGCATTCCGGTTGTTCCAAATGCAAAGCTTGCCAAGCGTGTGCAGGATGCCGGAGCTGATGCCATCATCGTTGAAGGCATGGAAGCGGGCGGACATGACGGGAAAGTAACACTCATGGCTCTTCTGGAAAACATTCTTCCTGACATCGAGATTCCGCTGGTTGCAGCCGGAGGCATCGTGGACGGAAGAGGCGTTGCGGCATCTCTGATCATGGGCGCTTCAGGAGTCCAGATGGGTACACGCTTCCTTCTTGCAGAGGAATGCCACCTGCTCCATCCCAATGCCAAGCAGGCCATCATCAATGCCAGCGATACGGATTCTGTTGTCTGCGGCTTCACTACCGGAGACAGCGTCAGAGGATTAAGAAATAAATTCTCTGATAAGTATCTGCAGGAAGAATACAGCGGCGCTCCTTTGAGCACCCTGACTGCACTTTCCAGAGGGACAAACAGAAAAGGGGCCATTGAAGGCGACACAGAAAACGGCTTTATCCTCGCCGGCATGTCACTGACCCATTTGACAAAGATCCAGCCCGTACAGGAAATCGTTGAAGATATCGTATCTGAAACAGAGCGCTGCCTAGCAAATGCCAGCCGCGTCATTTAA
- a CDS encoding polysaccharide biosynthesis protein, producing MRKNSFIQGALILTVAGIIVKFIGAFSRIYLSRLLGGEGIGLYQMAYPIYLLCLSVSSAGLPVAISIMVAERNAVNDYFGGQKVFRISLVTLVLTGLFFSLLLFFGAQWLVDSEIVRDQRAYWSLLALSPAVFCATLLATLRGYFQGLQLMTPTAVSQILEQVVRVVAMILFAVVLLPYGLEYGAAGATLGAAPGAFVGILTLLVFYYMTRGWRNELASEQDPSIKPQSVKTIIKRLLVLAIPVSLANIMLPIVSLIDLFIVPRRLEVAGFTIEQSTTFFGYLTGMATALVNMPTIVTASLAASLVPFVSEAIAQKRGDMVLKRTDTAMRLANLITIPSFVGMCVIATPISAMLYATPDAGPCIAIMSFGIFLLGVQQVTMGVLQGMGKTAIPFLNMVASACCKMFLSWNLTALPNWGVLGAAWATNADFGVAAILNLIFLYKYRHYTMDIKHTVKLFIAAAVMGVVAYGSYHGFYSLIHSNTLSTLIAIALGGVVYIVGIVLIRAVTPDDVREIPKIGTRLAAIVEKMSLKK from the coding sequence ATGCGTAAAAATTCGTTTATCCAGGGTGCGTTGATCTTGACGGTAGCAGGGATTATCGTCAAGTTCATTGGGGCATTCAGTCGTATCTATCTGTCAAGACTTCTTGGCGGCGAAGGGATCGGGCTCTACCAGATGGCTTATCCGATCTACCTGCTTTGCCTTTCGGTATCATCAGCAGGTCTTCCTGTGGCTATTTCAATCATGGTTGCAGAAAGAAACGCAGTCAACGATTACTTTGGCGGGCAGAAGGTATTCCGCATATCGCTCGTGACATTGGTTTTGACAGGACTCTTTTTCAGTCTCCTGCTTTTCTTCGGAGCCCAGTGGCTGGTCGACAGTGAAATTGTCCGCGACCAGAGAGCTTATTGGTCACTCCTTGCTTTGTCCCCGGCCGTTTTCTGTGCAACGCTTCTTGCGACGCTCAGAGGTTACTTCCAGGGGCTTCAGCTGATGACACCGACAGCTGTTTCACAGATACTTGAACAGGTCGTCCGTGTTGTTGCCATGATTCTTTTTGCCGTCGTCCTTCTTCCTTATGGACTGGAATACGGGGCTGCCGGCGCAACCCTTGGCGCAGCACCGGGTGCTTTTGTCGGCATACTGACACTTCTTGTTTTTTATTACATGACCCGCGGATGGAGAAATGAACTGGCATCTGAGCAGGATCCATCCATCAAGCCGCAGAGTGTAAAGACAATTATCAAAAGACTGCTTGTTCTTGCCATTCCTGTGTCGCTGGCAAATATCATGCTTCCGATCGTTTCATTGATCGATCTTTTCATTGTTCCAAGAAGGCTTGAAGTTGCTGGTTTTACGATTGAACAGTCAACAACATTCTTCGGTTATCTGACCGGCATGGCAACGGCTCTTGTCAACATGCCTACCATCGTTACGGCATCCCTGGCAGCAAGTCTTGTTCCTTTCGTTTCAGAAGCTATCGCGCAGAAACGCGGCGACATGGTACTTAAAAGAACTGATACCGCGATGCGCCTGGCCAATCTGATTACTATTCCTTCCTTTGTCGGAATGTGTGTGATTGCCACACCAATTTCTGCCATGCTTTATGCAACTCCGGATGCTGGTCCGTGCATTGCAATCATGAGCTTTGGCATTTTCCTTCTTGGCGTACAGCAGGTAACAATGGGCGTTCTGCAGGGGATGGGCAAGACGGCCATACCTTTCCTGAACATGGTTGCCAGTGCATGCTGCAAGATGTTCCTTTCCTGGAACCTCACCGCTCTTCCAAACTGGGGCGTTTTAGGTGCGGCATGGGCAACAAACGCAGACTTTGGCGTTGCAGCCATTCTCAATTTGATTTTCCTTTATAAATACAGACATTACACAATGGACATAAAGCATACGGTCAAGCTCTTCATCGCTGCAGCCGTTATGGGTGTGGTTGCCTATGGATCTTATCACGGCTTTTACAGCCTGATTCACAGCAATACGCTTTCTACCCTGATTGCAATTGCCTTGGGCGGAGTTGTTTACATTGTCGGCATCGTGCTGATTCGTGCTGTAACACCTGACGATGTCAGGGAGATTCCAAAGATCGGCACACGCCTGGCCGCTATTGTGGAAAAGATGAGTCTCAAAAAGTAA
- the mfd gene encoding transcription-repair coupling factor, producing the protein MIDGKENTKEETSALNAKGPELVQMIGDRLISLIDQNHPGKSVIINGISGSQKSLAAASLLAKYNMAVIVVPTQKDIFRWEENLKFFVPDARIFSFPVVEEAGFEGAFSSTERLRERMRALSAMINGEKSIIIAAAVEAAQKISAPSSIKDHLYKFELGSEIERRELLEVLQDLGYERVDQVERCGHFSVRGDIVDIYPINEIHPVRIEFFGDEIDSIRLFDVDSQRSIETLESQSVLPVAVKGSKNSSVLSYLDHGIVFYDEPQRGEESLKQFFKEEKANAGKAFLWSELIHAARKQTNQGIVFSLLKRELEEFKPSAYHNWNGQEMTNYQRQIPIFTADLKSLLNKKWKTAIAIPRASEKREIEGILTDHQIPMSLDIEEGKVVLLDGVLTEGFELPDFNLALITAGDILGRQKLRKYSTSGSRKQIRYFSDLNPGDYVVQQVHGIGRYLGIRTIELSGVHRDYITIQYAGSDKLYLPVDQIGTLEKYIGPEGETPRLHTMGGANWGKIRSKAKKSIQELAEKLLDVYAKRELAKGIAFAPDTAEQVEFEDSFPYVETEDQENAISVIKKAMEKPTPMDMLLCGDVGFGKTEVAMRAVFKCVMSGYQAMVLCPTTVLSEQHYKNFKSRMDSFGVNIAVLNRFTKASERTKILRQLESGELDVVIGTHSVLNKKIKCRRLGLLVVDEEQRFGVVQKERRKSLAEGIDVLTLSATPIPRTLHMSLTGLRDMVTITTPPPGRHAIQTYVSEYDDSIVIDAILREKERGGQSFFVYNRIETMPAMLDHLKSILPDTISIGVAYGRMDGAVLEKVMLDFYQGKYDVLLCTTLIENGLDQPNANTMLVYDADKLGLSQIYQMRGRVGRSDKIARAWFFYNKDKVLSEVAEKRLNTIREFTELGSGFKVAMRDLEIRGAGNLLGSAQHGNIASVGFAAYCSMLEEAVQRLMAEREHKPLPKKLPNTTIEFRQDAYLDSKYISNEEQKMEIYRRLASMEDEKELADLIDEAVDRYGTPTEPAEKLFSISLVRIKARKLGIGSVIDEGDSMLLTWADEDFMHGWNPNLLPKALIPYLHFLPGNPARLRIRKEGIKGSPMKWLGGFLNELMSEIHHTSH; encoded by the coding sequence ATGATTGATGGAAAAGAAAATACAAAAGAGGAAACTTCAGCTTTGAATGCAAAGGGGCCTGAGCTGGTTCAGATGATTGGAGACAGGCTCATATCATTGATCGATCAGAACCATCCGGGGAAATCTGTTATCATCAACGGGATCAGCGGGTCTCAGAAATCTCTGGCGGCTGCGTCTCTCTTGGCGAAATATAATATGGCTGTTATTGTGGTTCCTACGCAGAAAGATATTTTCCGGTGGGAAGAAAATTTAAAGTTTTTTGTTCCCGATGCCAGAATATTTTCATTTCCTGTCGTAGAAGAAGCCGGTTTCGAAGGCGCTTTTTCCAGTACGGAAAGGCTGAGGGAGCGCATGCGCGCCTTGTCTGCAATGATCAATGGTGAAAAGAGCATCATTATTGCGGCCGCAGTAGAAGCTGCGCAAAAAATTTCAGCTCCTTCTTCTATCAAGGATCATTTATATAAATTTGAGTTAGGCAGTGAAATCGAAAGAAGAGAGCTCCTGGAAGTACTGCAGGATCTGGGGTACGAAAGAGTCGATCAGGTTGAACGGTGCGGACATTTTTCTGTCAGGGGCGATATCGTCGATATTTATCCGATCAATGAAATCCATCCTGTGAGAATTGAATTCTTCGGTGATGAGATTGACAGCATACGTCTGTTTGATGTGGACAGCCAGCGCTCCATTGAAACACTGGAAAGTCAAAGTGTACTTCCTGTTGCGGTAAAGGGCAGCAAGAATTCATCCGTTCTCTCCTACCTTGATCATGGGATTGTCTTTTATGATGAGCCGCAAAGGGGCGAGGAATCCTTAAAGCAGTTCTTTAAGGAAGAAAAAGCCAATGCGGGCAAGGCTTTCCTCTGGAGCGAGCTCATCCATGCGGCCCGAAAACAAACGAATCAGGGAATTGTATTCTCACTTCTCAAGAGGGAACTCGAGGAATTCAAGCCTTCTGCGTATCACAATTGGAACGGGCAGGAGATGACGAATTATCAAAGGCAGATTCCCATTTTTACTGCCGATTTGAAATCCCTTCTGAATAAGAAATGGAAAACTGCTATTGCCATCCCAAGGGCTTCCGAGAAGCGAGAAATCGAGGGAATATTAACGGACCATCAGATCCCCATGTCTCTTGATATAGAAGAGGGGAAAGTGGTTCTCCTTGATGGCGTCCTGACAGAGGGATTTGAGCTTCCGGATTTTAATCTGGCCCTGATTACGGCCGGCGATATTCTTGGCAGGCAGAAACTCAGAAAGTACAGTACAAGCGGATCAAGAAAGCAGATCCGTTACTTTTCCGATCTGAATCCGGGAGACTATGTTGTTCAGCAGGTACACGGAATCGGCAGGTACCTTGGCATACGCACGATTGAATTATCCGGTGTCCACAGGGATTACATTACCATCCAGTATGCAGGATCGGATAAGCTTTATCTTCCTGTAGACCAGATCGGCACTTTGGAGAAGTACATCGGTCCGGAAGGAGAAACGCCGCGTCTTCATACCATGGGCGGAGCCAACTGGGGAAAAATTCGCTCAAAGGCGAAAAAATCCATTCAGGAACTGGCTGAAAAGCTTTTGGACGTGTACGCAAAGCGTGAACTGGCAAAGGGAATTGCCTTTGCGCCAGATACGGCAGAACAGGTTGAATTTGAGGATTCATTCCCTTATGTCGAAACAGAAGATCAGGAGAATGCTATTTCCGTCATCAAGAAGGCTATGGAAAAGCCCACACCGATGGATATGCTCCTTTGCGGGGACGTTGGATTCGGGAAGACGGAAGTGGCGATGAGAGCCGTTTTTAAATGTGTCATGAGCGGCTATCAGGCTATGGTTCTGTGTCCTACGACGGTCTTGTCAGAGCAGCATTATAAAAACTTCAAGTCCCGCATGGATTCCTTTGGCGTCAATATTGCGGTGCTTAACAGATTCACAAAGGCTTCTGAAAGGACAAAGATACTCCGTCAGCTTGAGTCCGGTGAGCTGGATGTTGTCATTGGGACTCATTCTGTCCTGAACAAAAAGATAAAGTGCAGGAGACTGGGACTGCTGGTCGTAGACGAAGAGCAGCGCTTTGGTGTCGTACAGAAGGAAAGAAGGAAATCACTGGCAGAAGGAATCGATGTATTGACTCTTTCGGCAACACCGATACCAAGAACGCTCCATATGAGTCTGACAGGCCTTCGTGATATGGTCACGATCACAACGCCGCCTCCTGGAAGACATGCGATACAGACCTATGTCAGCGAGTACGACGATTCCATCGTCATTGACGCGATTCTTAGGGAAAAAGAGCGAGGCGGTCAGTCATTCTTTGTTTACAACAGGATTGAGACAATGCCTGCCATGCTGGATCATTTGAAGAGCATACTGCCGGATACGATATCGATTGGAGTTGCCTATGGGCGGATGGATGGCGCAGTCCTTGAAAAAGTGATGCTTGATTTCTATCAGGGAAAATATGATGTCCTGCTTTGCACAACCTTGATTGAAAACGGGCTGGATCAGCCAAATGCCAATACGATGCTGGTCTATGATGCAGACAAGCTTGGTCTTTCCCAGATTTATCAGATGCGCGGAAGAGTAGGGCGTTCCGATAAAATCGCACGTGCCTGGTTCTTCTACAATAAGGATAAGGTACTTAGCGAAGTTGCGGAAAAGCGTCTGAATACCATAAGAGAATTTACTGAACTCGGGAGCGGCTTCAAAGTCGCTATGCGTGATCTGGAAATCCGCGGTGCAGGCAATCTTCTGGGATCGGCCCAGCATGGCAATATCGCAAGCGTCGGATTTGCAGCGTACTGCTCCATGCTTGAGGAGGCTGTACAGCGTCTGATGGCAGAAAGAGAACATAAGCCCCTTCCGAAGAAACTGCCGAATACCACTATCGAATTCCGTCAGGATGCGTACTTGGATTCCAAGTACATCAGCAATGAAGAGCAGAAGATGGAAATTTACAGAAGACTGGCATCCATGGAAGACGAGAAAGAGCTGGCAGATTTGATTGATGAGGCAGTCGACCGCTATGGGACCCCGACGGAACCAGCCGAAAAACTGTTTTCCATTTCCCTTGTCAGAATAAAGGCCAGAAAACTTGGAATAGGGAGTGTCATTGACGAAGGGGATTCCATGCTTCTTACATGGGCGGATGAGGATTTCATGCATGGTTGGAATCCCAACCTTCTTCCAAAGGCGCTTATTCCATACCTGCATTTCCTTCCGGGAAATCCGGCAAGGCTGAGAATCAGGAAGGAAGGAATCAAGGGCAGCCCCATGAAATGGCTTGGCGGTTTCCTGAATGAGCTGATGAGCGAGATCCATCATACTTCCCATTAG
- the folK gene encoding 2-amino-4-hydroxy-6-hydroxymethyldihydropteridine diphosphokinase, giving the protein MLNSLKRNSYIISLGSNMGNSAEILSGSVRTLNQDERLRVLKKSSLYKTKPWGLTEQAVFLNAVIEVSWTGKPEELMEFLLQVEKSFGRVRIRHWGPRTLDLDMIYNSEIESNTDFLKLPHPFFWERPFVLVPLEEIYPDFVFNCEGIHQRILELDGYKDVGKTGIAW; this is encoded by the coding sequence ATGTTGAATTCATTGAAAAGAAATTCCTATATTATCTCGCTGGGATCTAATATGGGAAATTCAGCTGAGATTCTCTCTGGATCCGTCAGGACACTGAATCAGGATGAAAGGCTCAGGGTCCTGAAGAAATCATCCCTTTATAAGACCAAGCCATGGGGGCTGACGGAGCAGGCCGTTTTCCTGAATGCCGTGATTGAAGTTTCATGGACAGGGAAACCAGAAGAGCTGATGGAATTTCTGCTGCAGGTAGAAAAATCATTCGGCCGTGTCCGCATCAGGCACTGGGGACCAAGGACGCTGGATCTGGATATGATCTATAACAGTGAAATAGAAAGCAATACAGATTTTCTAAAATTGCCGCACCCTTTTTTCTGGGAGCGGCCCTTTGTGTTGGTTCCTTTAGAAGAAATATATCCTGATTTCGTCTTTAATTGTGAAGGAATCCACCAGAGAATTCTGGAACTGGATGGATATAAGGATGTAGGGAAAACGGGCATTGCATGGTAG
- the folB gene encoding dihydroneopterin aldolase, with the protein MMDYIKLKNMAFFGYHGDEPEEKTLGQRFYIDVVIGTDLSKVSRTDDLNDSVNYVEVFQIVKRAAEGGPYKLLEKLAGVINEEVMEKFPQVEEIVTTVHKPGSPIPGILDDVSVTIKKERQV; encoded by the coding sequence ATGATGGATTATATTAAACTCAAAAACATGGCATTTTTCGGCTATCATGGCGATGAGCCGGAAGAGAAGACATTGGGACAGCGATTTTATATTGATGTCGTAATCGGCACAGATCTGTCCAAAGTCAGCCGGACCGATGACTTGAATGATTCCGTAAATTACGTGGAAGTTTTCCAGATTGTGAAGCGCGCGGCCGAAGGAGGCCCCTACAAGCTCCTGGAAAAACTGGCAGGCGTGATTAATGAAGAAGTCATGGAAAAATTTCCGCAGGTTGAAGAAATCGTAACCACCGTCCATAAGCCGGGTTCGCCCATTCCTGGCATCCTGGATGATGTATCCGTTACGATAAAAAAAGAAAGACAGGTTTGA
- the folP gene encoding dihydropteroate synthase, whose protein sequence is MRSYAWNDGKELHIGRDSLVMGVLNITDDSFSDGGKWNTLETAIQHAKDMVEDGAAIVDIGAESTRPGFTSLSAKDETDKLMKFLPSILECSPVPVSVDSYHYETMDAALRAGAHIVNDIWGFQYDDGSMARVTAEYKVPAVLMHNQDGETYDEDILESMKKFFDRSIDIAVRAGVEQDKIILDPGIGFGKTAEQNMEVLTRLDELTREFPFPWLLGVSRKRFIGAILDLPAPERDEGTAAVNLWGIEKGCSIFRVHNVKISAREIKVWDALNHFNQEN, encoded by the coding sequence ATGAGATCATATGCATGGAACGATGGCAAAGAACTTCATATTGGCAGGGATTCTCTTGTCATGGGAGTTTTAAATATAACGGATGATTCATTTTCAGACGGCGGGAAATGGAATACGCTGGAAACTGCCATACAGCATGCAAAGGATATGGTTGAAGACGGGGCAGCAATTGTAGACATAGGGGCAGAATCAACAAGACCGGGATTCACGTCCTTATCGGCAAAGGATGAGACAGATAAATTAATGAAGTTTCTTCCATCCATATTAGAGTGCTCTCCGGTACCGGTATCTGTCGACTCGTACCATTATGAGACAATGGACGCAGCACTGCGGGCCGGGGCACATATCGTCAATGATATCTGGGGATTCCAGTATGATGACGGCAGCATGGCAAGGGTAACTGCTGAATATAAAGTGCCGGCAGTCCTCATGCATAATCAGGATGGTGAAACATATGATGAAGATATCCTGGAGAGCATGAAAAAATTCTTTGACCGTTCCATTGATATTGCAGTAAGGGCCGGCGTAGAACAGGATAAGATCATTCTGGACCCGGGAATCGGTTTTGGCAAAACAGCAGAGCAGAACATGGAAGTCCTGACACGTCTGGATGAACTGACGAGGGAATTTCCTTTTCCCTGGCTTTTAGGCGTAAGCAGAAAACGCTTCATTGGTGCAATCCTGGATCTTCCGGCACCTGAAAGAGATGAAGGAACCGCTGCGGTCAATCTCTGGGGGATTGAAAAAGGATGCTCCATATTCCGCGTTCATAATGTTAAAATAAGCGCCCGTGAAATCAAGGTATGGGATGCTTTAAATCATTTCAATCAGGAAAATTGA
- a CDS encoding metal-dependent hydrolase, translating into MEFTFYGHACFKIDTGKESLLFDPFLSGNSQAAVSADKVECDYILLSHAHGDHFDDADKIASRTGACVIAIPEVISLFSKNVSNFQPMNLGGSFKADFGKVKMVQAFHSCGAPGGTPCGFIMQFNNGKTVYYSGDTALFGDMKLFGELYDIDYAVLPIGDNYTMGPDDALIAARFLKAKCVIPVHYSTWPVIEQNPADFKEEAQKQGIEVKIVKPGESLEL; encoded by the coding sequence ATGGAATTCACATTTTATGGACATGCATGCTTTAAAATCGATACAGGAAAAGAGTCGCTTCTTTTTGATCCGTTCCTGAGCGGAAATTCGCAGGCGGCTGTTTCTGCTGACAAGGTTGAATGCGATTATATCCTTCTTTCCCATGCTCACGGAGATCATTTCGACGATGCAGACAAGATTGCCAGCCGCACGGGCGCATGCGTCATAGCGATTCCTGAGGTGATTTCGCTCTTTTCAAAGAATGTCTCCAATTTCCAGCCTATGAATCTGGGCGGATCTTTTAAAGCCGACTTTGGCAAGGTAAAAATGGTGCAGGCTTTCCACAGCTGCGGAGCTCCGGGAGGCACGCCCTGCGGGTTCATCATGCAGTTTAACAACGGGAAGACTGTCTATTATTCAGGAGATACGGCTCTCTTTGGAGATATGAAGCTGTTTGGCGAACTGTATGATATTGACTATGCAGTCCTTCCAATCGGAGACAACTATACAATGGGACCAGACGATGCTTTGATTGCTGCCAGGTTCCTGAAGGCAAAATGTGTAATTCCTGTTCATTACAGCACCTGGCCAGTCATCGAACAGAATCCGGCTGATTTCAAGGAAGAAGCACAGAAACAGGGAATTGAAGTAAAAATCGTAAAACCTGGAGAAAGTTTGGAACTGTAA
- a CDS encoding response regulator has translation MAEVYKIVIADDEALICMDLKEMLEEAGHEVVGVGSDGVEALELTKKLNPDLVILDVKIPRLDGIQAAKMIAHDNLAPVVLLTAFGDEDIIEKAKKSMVFGYVMKPVSERSLFPAIQIAVSQFRQKNEIVHRIKDMEREMAARKIIDRAKGLLMDFYHISEDEAYRRMQQTSMKRGIALSEVAQKVVKEIMARKNK, from the coding sequence ATGGCAGAAGTGTATAAAATCGTAATTGCAGATGATGAAGCACTCATCTGCATGGACCTCAAGGAAATGCTGGAAGAAGCAGGCCATGAAGTCGTAGGTGTAGGATCCGACGGGGTTGAAGCTTTGGAATTAACAAAGAAGCTCAATCCGGATCTTGTAATACTTGATGTTAAGATACCCCGGCTTGACGGTATCCAGGCAGCCAAGATGATTGCCCATGACAATCTGGCACCCGTCGTACTCCTGACAGCTTTTGGCGATGAAGACATCATTGAAAAGGCAAAAAAATCCATGGTTTTCGGATATGTGATGAAACCGGTCAGCGAGAGGTCTCTCTTTCCGGCCATCCAGATTGCAGTAAGCCAGTTCCGCCAGAAAAACGAGATCGTTCACCGGATCAAGGACATGGAACGCGAAATGGCTGCCCGGAAGATCATAGACCGCGCCAAGGGCCTTCTTATGGACTTCTATCATATTTCTGAAGATGAGGCTTACAGGAGAATGCAGCAGACAAGCATGAAAAGAGGCATTGCACTCTCCGAAGTCGCACAGAAGGTTGTGAAGGAAATCATGGCCAGAAAGAACAAATAG